The following coding sequences are from one Mycoplasma tullyi window:
- a CDS encoding FIVAR domain-containing protein: protein MKRKNILKFVSLLGVGSFVALAAASCTQAVVPVPTSKSNIDSNSSSPNPKPSSTDPKSSSTNQNPSNTNSNPSSSAGDTGKTMSDNTNSSMNTVNPELASARMTLTTLINGEANNLASYDDYAKIKSNLMTAYQTAKEVSTKTDATITEINDANSALDSAIKNAINAKDDFNSKNEALVTAYNALKTTFNTFSQTLESLSADKYSGIKKSLTNVYDQGKAIITKTLDPVDGMIPVESDITRVNNDITTATESSKLTKEKQNADMFGDGFVKQVLNSQQLTAPTTVSNTQQFQQQPGNYSFVGYSVDVSSGSNSMTPNWNFAQRKIWNNNSGNTTPLTDATENSQPLTDVSWIYSLSGEGAKYSLSFEYYGPSTGYLYFPYKLVKNSDSENIGLQYKLNESEQPVAITFGSSETDSGDKPTVSDIKVAKIKLTNLIFGTNKLEFSVPTNKVAPMIGNMYLTSSLQNQNKVYDAIFGNTISTTTDSTSIEVDILKGYSLTSSWQPYFGKFTGLMMNSTTINTPIYLVGLVGGNQNRTIMNSGSITNTNNFPTNSNSSRTFTIYVNAPMAGDYYVSGDYLSKPMRGLKFSSGQNNDLIVKNVMVDNWSTLRRFNTKTDNMTERAASEGSTMKRTLKLNEGLNAITLTGVDGVDNGDTPFIGNLTFTLMNASSTIAPENGTTPTA, encoded by the coding sequence ATGAAAAGAAAAAACATTTTAAAGTTCGTTAGTTTATTAGGTGTTGGGTCTTTTGTTGCTTTAGCAGCTGCTAGTTGTACTCAAGCGGTCGTTCCAGTACCTACTTCCAAATCTAATATAGATTCGAATTCTTCAAGTCCTAATCCAAAACCTTCGAGTACTGATCCAAAATCATCGAGTACTAATCAAAATCCTTCAAACACTAATTCTAACCCTTCAAGCTCAGCTGGTGATACAGGCAAAACGATGAGCGATAACACCAATTCTAGTATGAATACTGTCAACCCAGAATTAGCAAGTGCTAGGATGACTCTAACAACTTTAATTAATGGTGAAGCTAATAATCTAGCATCATATGATGACTACGCCAAGATTAAAAGTAATTTAATGACAGCATATCAAACAGCTAAAGAAGTTTCAACAAAAACTGATGCAACTATAACTGAAATAAATGATGCTAACTCAGCATTAGATAGTGCAATCAAAAATGCTATTAATGCTAAGGATGATTTTAATAGTAAAAATGAAGCATTAGTAACTGCTTATAACGCTTTAAAAACTACATTTAATACTTTTTCTCAAACCTTAGAATCATTATCAGCAGATAAATACAGTGGAATTAAAAAATCTCTTACTAATGTTTATGATCAAGGTAAAGCGATTATAACTAAAACACTAGATCCTGTTGATGGTATGATTCCTGTTGAAAGTGACATAACAAGAGTTAATAATGATATTACAACAGCAACAGAGAGTAGTAAACTAACTAAAGAAAAACAAAATGCTGATATGTTTGGTGATGGTTTTGTTAAACAAGTACTAAATAGCCAACAATTAACTGCACCTACTACAGTATCTAATACTCAACAGTTTCAACAACAACCTGGTAATTACAGTTTTGTTGGTTATAGTGTTGATGTTTCATCAGGATCAAATTCGATGACTCCAAACTGAAACTTTGCTCAAAGAAAGATTTGGAACAATAATAGTGGTAATACTACTCCGTTAACTGATGCAACTGAAAACTCTCAACCATTAACAGATGTATCTTGAATCTATAGCTTAAGTGGTGAAGGAGCTAAGTATAGTTTATCTTTTGAATACTATGGTCCTTCAACAGGTTATTTATATTTCCCTTATAAATTAGTTAAAAATAGTGATTCTGAAAATATCGGTCTTCAATATAAATTAAATGAGAGTGAACAACCAGTAGCTATCACTTTTGGTTCAAGTGAAACTGATAGTGGTGATAAACCAACAGTTAGTGATATTAAAGTAGCTAAGATTAAATTAACTAATTTAATATTTGGTACAAACAAACTTGAATTCAGTGTTCCTACAAATAAAGTCGCACCAATGATTGGTAATATGTATTTGACTTCGAGTCTACAAAACCAAAATAAAGTGTATGATGCTATCTTTGGTAATACTATTAGTACAACTACAGACTCAACTTCAATTGAAGTCGATATACTAAAAGGTTATAGTCTTACATCAAGTTGACAACCATATTTTGGTAAATTTACCGGTCTAATGATGAATTCAACCACTATCAATACGCCTATTTATTTAGTCGGATTAGTTGGTGGTAATCAAAACCGTACAATTATGAATTCTGGTTCGATTACTAACACTAATAACTTCCCAACAAATAGCAATTCGTCTAGAACATTTACAATCTACGTAAATGCACCTATGGCTGGTGATTATTATGTTAGTGGTGATTATTTATCAAAACCAATGAGAGGTTTAAAATTCTCAAGTGGTCAAAATAATGATCTTATCGTTAAAAACGTGATGGTTGATAATTGAAGCACGCTTAGACGTTTTAATACTAAAACTGATAATATGACTGAAAGAGCTGCTTCTGAGGGTTCGACAATGAAGAGAACCTTAAAATTAAACGAAGGTCTTAACGCGATCACCTTGACTGGTGTAGATGGTGTTGATAATGGTGACACTCCTTTTATAGGAAATTTAACCTTTACTTTAATGAATGCTTCATCAACTATTGCACCTGAAAATGGAACTACACCAACAGCATAA
- a CDS encoding FIVAR domain-containing protein, with translation MKRNKILKFVSLLGVGSFVMLAAASCTQTITPVPKSGTSSSNTGMTNSMSSNNANTDNGQEMNSAEQQLATARKTLTDLLNTENDNIALYSDYGKIESDLKTAYDTAKNEAGNANSSLDDLKSIQTALQTAIDKAASEKQTFDNANRALVTAYNQLKITLQSNETTLGSLSGDKYSAIRDTLTPLFNTGSGIITNKLDSLTGERLSIENITKANQDLSQALSKLPRWKQNAEEFDNFKKNALSKDNLSVGSDATNNQDQPVNWSFVGFSVDVSGTSGSSMIPNWNFAQRKVWISNNGTTSLVADPVSSSDVSWIYSLAGTGTKYTLKFVYYGPSTGYLYFPYKLVKAGDMNSVALQYKLNESGPKTINFQSGQAAPISASTNVEGTPSNGGAPMARSSSETLVADGMTDSNNEMNPTPTVADINVAKITLTDLKFGENTLEFSLPTDEDNAAKVAPMIGNMYLTSNVDSQNKIYDQIFGNTNSTTNNQTSVTVDLLKGYGLISGWSTYIGEFKNLTVPNGTSSTTQATTPSYLVGFIAGNGSRTLSSDTNAVKTPTATGAQRTFTIYVNAPMDGDYYFGGSYISSNSQSRSLIFKANDDTNTVTVTVPMASGNFTSLETFNTGNTSSNVVANNMKRTLHLKQGLNKILINGDTNNTPFIGNLTFTLSNSSSSGMPEGGTGSAS, from the coding sequence GTGAAAAGAAATAAGATTTTAAAGTTTGTTAGTTTATTAGGTGTAGGATCGTTTGTTATGTTAGCAGCTGCTAGCTGTACTCAAACGATTACACCAGTCCCTAAATCAGGTACTTCTAGTAGTAACACTGGTATGACCAACAGTATGTCTAGTAATAATGCTAATACTGATAATGGTCAAGAAATGAATAGTGCTGAGCAACAATTAGCAACTGCTAGAAAAACACTAACAGATTTACTCAATACTGAAAACGATAACATCGCCTTGTATTCTGATTATGGCAAAATTGAAAGCGATTTAAAAACAGCATATGACACTGCTAAAAATGAAGCAGGAAATGCTAATTCATCATTAGATGATCTGAAATCTATCCAAACTGCATTACAAACAGCAATTGATAAAGCTGCTAGTGAAAAACAAACTTTTGATAATGCTAATCGAGCTTTAGTAACTGCATACAATCAGTTAAAAATTACATTACAATCTAATGAAACTACTTTAGGTAGTTTATCTGGAGATAAATATAGTGCGATTAGAGATACACTTACTCCATTATTTAATACAGGTAGTGGAATAATAACTAACAAATTAGATTCTTTAACGGGTGAACGTCTTAGTATTGAAAATATCACTAAAGCTAATCAAGATCTAAGTCAAGCACTTAGTAAACTTCCAAGATGAAAACAAAATGCAGAAGAGTTTGATAATTTTAAAAAGAATGCCTTATCTAAAGATAATTTATCTGTAGGAAGTGATGCGACTAATAATCAAGATCAACCTGTAAACTGGAGTTTTGTAGGTTTTAGTGTTGATGTAAGTGGTACTAGTGGTTCTAGTATGATTCCAAACTGAAACTTTGCACAAAGAAAAGTTTGGATTAGTAACAATGGTACTACTAGTTTAGTTGCTGATCCAGTTTCTTCAAGTGATGTTTCTTGAATATATAGTTTAGCTGGAACAGGAACTAAATACACATTAAAATTTGTTTATTATGGACCATCTACAGGATACTTATACTTCCCTTATAAGTTAGTTAAAGCTGGTGATATGAATTCTGTTGCACTTCAATATAAGTTAAACGAATCTGGTCCAAAAACAATTAACTTCCAATCAGGTCAAGCTGCACCAATAAGTGCTTCTACAAATGTAGAAGGAACTCCATCTAATGGCGGTGCTCCTATGGCTAGAAGTTCTTCTGAAACTCTAGTTGCTGATGGAATGACGGATTCTAATAATGAAATGAATCCTACACCAACTGTAGCTGACATTAATGTAGCTAAAATCACGTTAACAGACTTAAAGTTTGGTGAAAACACGTTAGAATTTAGTCTTCCAACAGATGAAGATAATGCTGCTAAAGTCGCTCCAATGATTGGTAATATGTATCTTACTTCAAATGTTGATAGTCAAAATAAAATTTACGATCAGATCTTTGGAAATACAAATAGCACAACTAACAACCAAACTTCAGTTACAGTAGATTTATTAAAAGGTTATGGTTTAATTTCTGGTTGATCAACATATATTGGTGAATTTAAAAATTTAACTGTTCCAAATGGAACATCTTCAACTACACAAGCAACTACTCCAAGCTATTTAGTTGGATTTATTGCAGGTAATGGATCAAGAACTCTATCTAGTGATACTAATGCAGTTAAAACTCCAACTGCAACTGGAGCCCAAAGAACCTTTACAATATATGTAAATGCACCCATGGATGGTGATTATTACTTTGGTGGATCGTACATTTCATCTAATAGCCAATCAAGATCATTAATATTTAAAGCTAATGATGATACTAATACAGTAACTGTCACTGTTCCAATGGCAAGTGGTAATTTCACTTCATTAGAAACATTTAATACTGGTAATACTAGTAGTAATGTTGTAGCAAACAATATGAAAAGAACATTACACCTTAAACAAGGTCTTAATAAGATACTTATCAATGGTGATACTAACAATACTCCATTCATTGGTAATTTAACCTTTACTTTAAGTAATAGTTCATCAAGTGGTATGCCTGAAGGTGGAACTGGATCAGCATCGTAG
- a CDS encoding FIVAR domain-containing protein, with amino-acid sequence MKRKNILKFVSLLGISSFVALAVASCTQAISMIPNSELKPTQGVDNSELTTAKASLTNLLNTKNTNVGMYADYAKIQNTLQTAYASAEQVLQNSSATLTQVKDATSTLQKEIDKAVEDKNNFDESHRDLLMAYAGLKTTISQKQAKINSLGLSNASYSAILNKVNTSYNQAEQIIANTLDPINGSSPTTQAIAQAIKGIQDNTNQQTLKPFKDNADMFSSYQFYKLDSSKLTNVDSTHMMQAPSNYSLVGYSVGLDNVNYSFATRTVWNIQTPPVRLTESASANGEGETNKPLTDVSWIYSLAGTGAKYTLKFTYYGPSTGYLYFPYKLVKQADGTNVGLQYKLNDATQPTLITFGNQTNASGPTPTVDSINVAKVMIPNLAFGENTIEFSVPTTKVAPMIGNMYFSSNQNSQTTIYDQIFGNTQSTTGNSTTVSVDFLKGYGLAAGWSTVFGQYTGTGLMLDNQNVQNQSYYLIRFVGGTDARALMNESSLHNVIKTPQVTMDQKTARTYTFYVNAPKTGDYYVSGIYISGTQNDDQHNRWLQFTNTTSTENSILKIKTPGNGTNQTDGNWTTKLVTFDSSNTNNGVVTEPATTKTLKLNAGLNKIVVTGVDGKADGYAPDFGNLKFTLMNPSTPNA; translated from the coding sequence ATGAAAAGAAAAAACATATTAAAGTTCGTTAGTTTGCTAGGTATTAGTTCGTTTGTTGCTTTAGCAGTTGCAAGTTGTACTCAAGCAATTTCGATGATTCCTAATTCTGAGTTAAAACCAACACAAGGTGTTGATAACAGTGAATTAACAACTGCAAAAGCATCTTTAACAAATTTATTAAATACTAAAAACACTAACGTGGGTATGTATGCAGATTATGCAAAGATTCAAAATACTTTACAAACTGCATACGCATCAGCTGAACAAGTTTTACAAAATTCATCAGCAACCCTAACACAAGTTAAAGATGCTACTTCAACTTTACAAAAAGAGATTGATAAAGCTGTTGAAGATAAAAACAACTTTGATGAATCTCATAGAGATCTATTAATGGCTTATGCAGGTTTAAAAACGACAATAAGTCAAAAACAAGCTAAGATAAATTCATTAGGATTAAGTAATGCTTCATACAGCGCAATCCTAAATAAAGTAAATACTTCATACAATCAAGCTGAACAGATTATTGCTAATACACTAGATCCAATTAATGGATCTAGCCCTACTACTCAAGCTATTGCTCAAGCAATTAAAGGTATTCAAGATAATACTAATCAACAAACCCTTAAACCATTTAAAGATAATGCTGATATGTTTAGTAGCTATCAATTTTATAAATTAGATAGTTCTAAACTAACTAATGTTGATAGTACTCATATGATGCAAGCACCAAGTAACTATAGCCTAGTTGGCTATAGTGTTGGTTTAGATAATGTTAATTATAGTTTTGCTACTAGAACAGTTTGAAATATTCAAACTCCTCCAGTAAGACTTACTGAATCAGCTAGTGCTAACGGTGAAGGTGAAACTAATAAACCATTAACAGATGTATCTTGAATTTATAGTTTAGCAGGAACTGGTGCTAAATACACATTAAAATTTACTTATTATGGACCATCAACTGGTTATCTATATTTCCCTTACAAGTTAGTTAAACAAGCTGATGGTACTAATGTTGGGTTGCAATACAAATTAAATGATGCAACTCAACCAACTTTGATTACTTTTGGTAATCAAACAAATGCAAGTGGTCCAACTCCGACAGTTGATAGTATTAATGTAGCTAAGGTGATGATCCCTAATCTAGCTTTTGGTGAAAACACAATTGAATTTAGTGTTCCAACCACTAAAGTAGCTCCAATGATTGGAAATATGTACTTTAGTTCAAATCAAAATAGTCAAACGACTATTTATGATCAGATTTTTGGAAATACACAAAGTACTACAGGTAATTCAACAACTGTTAGTGTTGACTTTTTAAAAGGTTATGGATTAGCAGCTGGATGATCAACAGTATTTGGTCAATATACTGGTACTGGTTTGATGTTAGACAATCAAAACGTACAAAACCAAAGTTATTATTTAATTAGATTTGTAGGTGGAACAGATGCTCGTGCTCTTATGAATGAAAGTTCTTTACATAATGTAATTAAAACTCCACAAGTAACAATGGATCAAAAAACCGCTAGAACTTATACTTTCTATGTAAATGCCCCTAAGACTGGTGATTATTATGTAAGTGGAATTTATATTTCAGGGACACAAAATGACGATCAACATAACCGATGATTACAATTTACAAATACTACAAGTACTGAGAACAGTATTTTAAAAATTAAAACTCCTGGTAATGGTACAAATCAAACAGATGGTAACTGAACTACTAAGTTAGTTACATTTGATTCATCAAATACAAACAATGGTGTTGTTACTGAACCTGCCACAACTAAAACATTAAAACTAAACGCAGGTTTAAATAAAATCGTTGTTACCGGTGTTGATGGTAAAGCTGATGGTTATGCTCCTGATTTTGGAAACCTTAAATTTACTTTAATGAATCCTTCAACACCTAATGCTTAA
- a CDS encoding FIVAR domain-containing protein, giving the protein MKRKNILRFVSVLGIGSFVMLAAASCSQASTINPNQTSNTTPADPTKELMDARDALTSLVDTRNDNVKMYADYLQIQDILNKAYNTGQAVLNNTASSIQDLKDAEASLRTAISTADSSRKAFDEKNASLVSNYQELKTTVNTETSTLERLKDPQFSRIRDVLVPLFDAGKTLTNQPLEAMDGSVPLDPTKVSEANQKLKDATGTNLLEQIQNVMMFSDGFVKEVIDKAKLTGSDITGTQPGNYSFVGYSIDLNFAPKPAASAPAGSSAGGSGVQPAVAGSESPADSTNSTTDLPTWNYAYRSVWINENGKNKPLSEEDSKKLTNVSWIYSLAGKDAKYTLTFNYYGSSSTAYLYFPYKLVKDGDNVALQYKLNGGVETAINFGTQATEVTETPASEPKTKGAMEDKEAPKESVVMAKEVEGEPKDTKPSESENTDVSPETTADKEMSAATPAVMNEAPTVDDIKLAKIPLTNLNFGQNTLEFSVPKNDQDPATVAPMIGNMYLTSSEQNLDKIYDDLFGSKSSQQDNKTTVSVDLLKGYGLGASYLEYVRQFTDLNNEKADGQESTKAATTYLVGFIGGGVGRNDAESVPTSPTSPHRQGEHRTLTVYVNAPQEGDYYISGSYLNGDTTTDTTGTKSRRIRYLKLFTNNTTDTSNSVVFQVKSLGDWNTLGIFDTQTEKNIVKETTTSTVTTQSNPSAMSVQAIGAPNASKTLKLQKGLNKIIITGMGTNLTPYVGNLTFTLKTSMDANSSMDAGSSDAK; this is encoded by the coding sequence GTGAAAAGAAAAAACATTTTAAGATTTGTAAGCGTATTAGGTATAGGTTCATTTGTGATGTTAGCTGCTGCTAGTTGTAGCCAAGCTTCCACCATAAACCCAAATCAAACCTCTAACACAACTCCTGCTGATCCTACGAAAGAGTTAATGGATGCAAGAGATGCATTAACTTCTTTAGTAGATACTAGAAATGATAACGTTAAGATGTATGCGGATTATTTACAAATCCAAGACATTCTTAATAAAGCATACAACACAGGTCAGGCTGTTCTTAATAATACTGCTTCATCAATTCAAGATCTTAAGGATGCTGAAGCCAGTTTAAGAACAGCAATTTCAACAGCTGATAGTAGTAGAAAAGCTTTTGATGAAAAGAATGCATCATTAGTTAGCAACTATCAAGAACTTAAAACTACTGTTAATACTGAAACTAGTACTTTAGAAAGATTAAAAGATCCTCAGTTCAGTAGAATTAGAGATGTCTTAGTTCCATTGTTTGATGCTGGTAAAACGCTAACTAACCAACCGTTAGAAGCAATGGATGGAAGTGTGCCATTAGATCCTACTAAAGTTTCTGAAGCTAATCAAAAACTTAAAGATGCAACTGGTACTAACTTATTAGAACAAATCCAAAACGTTATGATGTTTAGTGATGGTTTTGTTAAAGAAGTTATTGATAAAGCAAAGCTTACAGGATCAGATATAACAGGAACCCAACCTGGAAACTATAGCTTTGTTGGTTATAGTATTGATTTAAATTTTGCTCCTAAGCCTGCTGCTAGTGCACCTGCAGGATCTAGTGCAGGTGGAAGTGGTGTTCAACCAGCTGTTGCAGGTAGTGAAAGTCCAGCAGATTCTACCAATTCAACTACTGACCTTCCTACATGAAATTACGCTTATAGAAGTGTTTGGATAAATGAAAATGGTAAGAATAAACCACTATCTGAAGAAGATTCTAAAAAATTAACCAATGTATCATGAATCTATAGTTTAGCTGGAAAAGATGCAAAATACACATTAACCTTTAATTATTATGGTTCTTCATCTACAGCTTATTTATATTTCCCTTATAAATTAGTTAAAGATGGTGATAATGTAGCACTTCAATATAAATTAAATGGTGGAGTTGAAACAGCTATTAATTTTGGAACACAAGCTACTGAAGTTACTGAAACACCAGCAAGTGAACCAAAAACTAAAGGAGCAATGGAAGATAAGGAAGCCCCAAAAGAATCTGTGGTAATGGCTAAAGAAGTTGAAGGCGAACCAAAAGATACAAAACCTTCAGAATCTGAAAATACAGATGTTTCTCCTGAAACTACTGCTGACAAGGAGATGTCTGCAGCTACACCTGCTGTAATGAATGAAGCCCCAACAGTTGATGACATTAAACTTGCTAAAATTCCATTAACAAATTTAAATTTTGGTCAAAATACATTAGAATTTAGCGTTCCAAAAAATGATCAAGATCCTGCTACAGTAGCTCCTATGATCGGGAACATGTATCTAACTTCTTCAGAACAAAATTTAGATAAAATTTATGATGATCTTTTTGGAAGTAAATCATCTCAACAAGACAATAAAACAACTGTATCAGTTGATTTATTAAAAGGTTATGGTCTTGGTGCTAGTTATTTAGAATATGTTCGTCAATTCACTGATTTAAATAATGAAAAAGCGGATGGTCAAGAATCAACAAAAGCTGCTACAACCTATTTAGTTGGATTTATTGGTGGTGGTGTTGGTCGAAACGATGCAGAGAGTGTTCCAACATCACCAACATCTCCTCACAGACAAGGTGAACACAGAACACTTACAGTTTATGTAAACGCTCCACAAGAGGGTGATTATTATATTAGTGGGTCATATCTAAATGGTGATACAACTACTGACACAACAGGAACAAAGAGTAGAAGAATAAGATATCTAAAATTATTTACAAATAACACTACAGATACTAGTAATTCTGTTGTATTCCAAGTTAAATCTTTAGGTGATTGAAATACACTGGGAATTTTTGATACACAAACTGAAAAGAATATCGTTAAAGAAACTACTACTTCTACTGTTACTACCCAATCTAATCCTTCAGCTATGAGTGTTCAAGCTATTGGTGCGCCAAATGCTAGTAAAACCTTAAAACTTCAAAAAGGACTAAACAAAATAATTATTACAGGAATGGGTACTAACCTTACTCCTTATGTTGGTAATTTAACATTTACATTGAAAACTAGCATGGATGCTAATAGTTCTATGGATGCAGGTTCTTCTGATGCAAAATAA
- a CDS encoding potassium channel family protein produces the protein MKRADYCVIGIGRFGIKVASKLKELGCKVLILDKNKEKINLEAKRFDFAINLDATDIMSLSDVGINNFDTVILSVSSIEESIIIATNLRELKVKNIIARAKNDVHKRVLKTFGVKEAVIPEEIVGENVAMRVVHSINSEIISIDDDISLVRVYANSKDVVNKTLVDIDVRNKTKANIISITREYKSIYPITAETVILKNDLVTAACNNADISKFLKLMSSDNS, from the coding sequence ATGAAACGAGCAGATTATTGCGTAATTGGGATTGGTCGGTTTGGAATCAAGGTTGCTTCTAAACTCAAAGAATTAGGCTGTAAAGTCCTAATTCTTGATAAGAATAAAGAAAAGATTAATCTAGAAGCAAAACGTTTTGATTTTGCGATCAATCTTGATGCCACTGATATTATGTCCTTATCAGATGTTGGGATTAACAACTTTGATACGGTGATCTTATCAGTAAGTAGTATTGAAGAATCAATTATTATCGCCACCAACTTAAGAGAACTTAAGGTTAAAAATATTATTGCACGAGCTAAAAACGATGTGCACAAACGTGTTCTTAAAACCTTTGGGGTTAAAGAAGCTGTGATTCCTGAAGAAATCGTTGGTGAAAACGTGGCAATGCGAGTAGTTCACAGTATTAACAGTGAGATCATCTCGATTGATGATGATATCTCATTAGTAAGAGTGTATGCTAATTCAAAAGATGTCGTTAATAAAACCTTAGTTGATATTGATGTAAGAAACAAAACCAAAGCTAATATTATCTCGATTACTAGAGAATACAAAAGTATTTATCCGATCACAGCTGAAACTGTCATCTTAAAAAACGATCTAGTTACAGCTGCTTGTAATAATGCTGATATCTCAAAGTTTTTAAAACTTATGAGTTCAGATAATTCTTAA